Proteins co-encoded in one Zygotorulaspora mrakii chromosome 5, complete sequence genomic window:
- the UGX2 gene encoding Ugx2p (similar to Saccharomyces cerevisiae UGX2 (YDL169C); ancestral locus Anc_7.355), whose product MRWMFLSKSMLESEAPMVYCSAYGSGLRNVNSFTVSSSQSQGFSWNQDLFASQYQQMCKVVYDGHEDTIDGLIASIKEKCGKIDSGKARQNSVFVGGGRRSTETSHWLAGGYSNNEEEGNNQDEDGDEALTDFEEDEEAMEGYLHENRPAFRSDCGLSLYPMMSEQFNRPRRISQRSISLVSDSKNGNYDRSECANIDMEEDTPENQHFKWLISA is encoded by the coding sequence ATGAGATGGATGTTTCTCAGTAAGAGCATGCTAGAGAGCGAAGCACCAATGGTGTACTGCAGTGCGTACGGTTCGGGCCTGCGCAATGTTAATAGCTTCACAGTATCTTCATCGCAGTCGCAAGGCTTTAGTTGGAACCAAGATCTGTTTGCATCGCAGTACCAGCAGATGTGCAAGGTAGTGTACGACGGACACGAAGATACAATTGATGGGCTGATAGCATCCATCAAGGAGAAATGTGGAAAAATAGATAGTGGAAAAGCAAGACAAAACAGTGTATTTGTTGGTGGCGGCAGGCGCAGTACTGAAACATCTCATTGGCTTGCTGGTGGATACTCGAATAACGAGGAGGAGGGTAATAACCAGGACGAGGATGGAGACGAAGCTCTGACCGATTTTGAGGAAGATGAGGAGGCGATGGAAGGATATTTGCACGAAAATCGGCCAGCATTTCGTTCTGATTGTGGGCTCTCGCTGTATCCCATGATGTCAGAACAGTTCAATCGGCCTCGCCGAATCTCGCAGAGAAGTATAAGTTTGGTGTCAGACTCAAAAAATGGCAATTACGATAGAAGTGAATGCGCTAATATCGACATGGAGGAAGACACGCCGGAGAACCAGCATTTCAAATGGTTGATTTCCGCATAA
- the PWP1 gene encoding rRNA-processing protein PWP1 (similar to Saccharomyces cerevisiae PWP1 (YLR196W); ancestral locus Anc_7.356): MISSTTWVPRGYASEFPEKYDLDDEEMERINQLAQLNLDDAIADLKDAEGEVDATENMEVDGQRLQDELARDDDLKEYDLTNVADEEDMNEEGLDVSMFPGLTNDKAKFHEAEGGEDPYISLPTQEETAEEKQELQVYPSDNMILATRTEDDISFLDVYVYDDGAGFHDESIADEQGDETDPDVARGLVRDSSLYVHHDLMLPAFPLCIEWLNYKPGSNSDAPANFAAIGTFDPQIEIWNLDCVEKAFPDAILGEPQDNSMPALKINKKKKKSKNVHKHITSHHTDAILSLAHNKHFRSVLASTSADHTVKLWDLNTATAARSMASIHNNTNVSASEWHSSNGSVLLTGGYDSRVALSDVRIPDESKMSKYWSVMSGEDIESATFADENIILCGTDSGNVYSFDIRNSDKSEPVWTLKAHDAGISALSANRFIPGLMSTGAMGEKVVKLWKIPTSESNTGKGPNMVLSRDFDVGNVLSVSFACDIEVAGNMVIGGVNKGLKLWDVFTNRTVRRVFSNELSTVQKRAKEEAQSVGKSSRIARKYRKNDNSETVITIADQREDDDEE, translated from the coding sequence ATGATATCTTCGACAACATGGGTGCCAAGGGGTTATGCTTCTGAATTTCCTGAGAAATATGATCtggatgatgaagagaTGGAGAGGATTAACCAGCTGGCGCAGCTGAACTTGGATGATGCTATAGCAGATCTGAAAGATGCTGAAGGTGAAGTAGATGCTACCGAAAATATGGAAGTAGATGGCCAAAGACTGCAAGACGAGTTGGCCAGGgatgatgatttgaaagagtaTGACTTGACCAATGTCGCCGACGAAGAGGATATGAACGAGGAAGGACTGGATGTCTCGATGTTTCCGGGACTGACAAATGATAAGGCTAAGTTTCATGAGGCAGAAGGTGGGGAGGATCCGTATATTTCTTTGCCTACACAGGAGGAAACAGCAGAGGAAAAGCAAGAGTTGCAAGTGTATCCGTCAGATAATATGATTTTAGCAACCAGAACAGAAGATGACATCTCGTTTCTTGATGTATATGTTTACGATGACGGTGCGGGTTTCCATGATGAGAGTATAGCTGATGAACAAGGAGATGAAACAGATCCTGACGTTGCTCGTGGTTTAGTGAGAGACAGTTCCTTATACGTCCACCACGATCTGATGCTACCTGCATTTCCTTTATGCATTGAATGGCTGAACTACAAACCCGGTTCGAACTCTGATGCGCCTGCAAATTTTGCTGCTATTGGTACATTCGACcctcaaattgaaatttggaaCTTAGATTGTGTTGAGAAGGCTTTCCCAGATGCTATCCTTGGTGAGCCACAAGATAATTCGATGCCAGCATTAAAGAttaacaaaaagaaaaagaaatcaaagaacgTTCACAAGCATATTACCTCGCATCATACAGATGCTATTCTATCGCTTGCGCATAATAAACACTTTCGCTCTGTGCTAGCGTCCACATCTGCCGACCATACTGTAAAATTGTGGGATCTGAATACTGCTACTGCTGCTCGCTCAATGGCTTCAATTCATAACAATACAAACGTTTCAGCATCGGAATGGCACAGTAGTAATGGTTCGGTCTTGTTGACTGGTGGTTATGATTCTCGTGTTGCGCTTTCTGATGTAAGAATCCCTGACGAATCCAAGATGTCAAAGTATTGGTCAGTAATGAGTGGCGAAGATATTGAATCTGCTACATTTGCGGATGAAAACATAATATTATGTGGTACTGATTCAGGTAACGTTTACTCATTTGATATCAGAAATAGCGATAAGTCGGAACCTGTTTGGACTCTAAAGGCCCATGACGCTGGAATTTCAGCACTCTCAGCAAATAGATTTATTCCTGGCCTAATGAGTACTGGTGCAATGGGGGAGAAAGTAGTTAAACTATGGAAAATTCCAACATCGGAATCGAATACTGGAAAAGGTCCCAACATGGTTCTTTCTCGTGATTTTGATGTGGGTAACGTATTATCAGTTTCATTCGCCTGCGATATCGAAGTAGCTGGTAACATGGTCATTGGTGGTGTTAACAAAGGGTTGAAGCTTTGGGATGTTTTCACAAACAGAACCGTTCGTAGAGTTTTCTCAAATGAATTATCCACGGTTCAAAAAAGAGCTAAAGAAGAAGCTCAATCTGTTGGTAAAAGTTCTAGGATTGCAAGGAAatatagaaaaaatgataacTCAGAGACTGTGATAACTATTGCTGATCAGCGTGAggatgacgatgaagaataA
- the NMT1 gene encoding glycylpeptide N-tetradecanoyltransferase NMT1 (similar to Saccharomyces cerevisiae NMT1 (YLR195C); ancestral locus Anc_7.357), with the protein MSEDQEGKLADLLKLLKLNNGDLSKLTQQQRKEMKDYKFWRTQPVTKLNEAVDREGPIDKVKTPDEIRDEPLPLLNEFEWCTVNVTNQDELEDVFVLLNENYVEDRDASFRFKYTREFFNWSLRSPGWKSEWHVGVRVRATGKLVAFISAIPVDLRVRNNAIRGVEINFLCVHKQLRGKRLTPVLIKEITRRVNKHDIWYALYTSGTVLPSPVSVCRYTHRPLNWSKLHDVGFTHLPSKTTKAQMLATYALPKEPVTKGLRPLQEKDLDEVHALFEKYQERFDLVQSFTREEFNHWFIGGEEQSQNTDPSKKVIYSYVVESPEGKITDFFSFYSLPFTILNNSVHQELGIGYLFYYASDADLAYSDRYDPAATAALKERLNSLINDACIIARNVKMDVFNALTSQDNALFLDDLKFGPGDGFLNFYLFNYKTFPISGGLTDDKSYDAQKRSNVGVVML; encoded by the coding sequence atgtctGAGGATCAAGAAGGAAAATTGGCGgatcttttgaaacttttgaagttaAACAATGGCGATCTATCGAAGTTGACACAGCAGCAAaggaaagagatgaaagaTTACAAGTTTTGGAGAACACAACCGGTCACGAAATTGAATGAAGCTGTGGATCGTGAGGGTCCGATTGATAAAGTGAAAACGCCGGATGAAATTCGAGACGAACCACTACCGCTATTGAACGAGTTTGAATGGTGCACCGTAAACGTCACAAATCAAGATGAACTGGAAGATGTTTTCGTTCTATTGAATGAGAACTATGTCGAGGATCGCGATGCTTCTTTCCGTTTTAAATATACCCgtgaattttttaattggTCGCTCAGATCGCCTGGTTGGAAGTCTGAGTGGCACGTTGGGGTACGTGTTCGCGCTACGGGGAAACTGGTAGCATTCATATCTGCTATCCCGGTGGATTTGAGAGTCAGAAATAATGCCATTCGTGGTGTTGAGATTAACTTTTTATGTGTGCATAAACAATTGAGAGGAAAGAGGTTAACCCCTGTCTTGATTAAGGAGATTACGAGAAGAGTTAATAAACACGATATATGGTACGCACTTTACACTTCTGGCACTGTATTACCCTCACCAGTAAGTGTGTGCCGTTACACACATCGTCCATTGAATTGGAGTAAACTACATGATGTAGGCTTTACCCATTTACCGAGCAAGACAACAAAGGCCCAGATGCTTGCTACTTACGCATTACCAAAGGAACCAGTAACTAAGGGCCTGAGACCATTGCAAGAAAAGGATCTGGATGAAGTTCACGCTCTTTTCGAAAAGTACCAGGAGAGATTTGATCTCGTGCAGTCTTTCACCAGAGAAGAGTTTAATCATTGGTTTATTGGTGGCGAAGAACAGAGCCAAAATACTGATCCTTCCAAAAAAGTAATTTATTCATATGTTGTTGAATCGCCAGAAGGAAAAATCACCGATTTCTTCTCGTTCTACTCTCTACCATTCACGATTTTAAATAATTCCGTTCATCAAGAACTAGGTATCGGTTACTTGTTCTACTATGCATCAGATGCAGATCTGGCTTATAGTGATAGATACGATCCTGCTGCAACAGCTGCATTGAAAGAGAGATTGAACAGCTTGATCAATGATGCCTGCATCATAGCGCGCAATGTTAAAATGGATGTGTTTAATGCCTTAACATCGCAAGACAATGCTTTATTCcttgatgatttgaaatttggtcCTGGTGATGGGTTCCTAAATTTTTATCTATTCAATTACAAAACTTTCCCTATTTCTGGTGGCCTTACTGATGATAAAAGTTATGATGCTCAGAAACGTAGTAATGTTGGTGTTGTTATGTTATAA
- the NNK1 gene encoding protein kinase NNK1 (similar to Saccharomyces cerevisiae YKL171W; ancestral locus Anc_1.178): protein MSSAHRTTVRRGSNPISRRASSSTFKFQECDGGDNNSTVGNSEAGSSSGEDSFCQTEMGDTLYFEPRKVYKRGNRSQVRSSLVRVYSENEKGNFDHATGTRLFDDMKHRPVPSLSKIGSSKNCGTSMRHPRRYSMNENKEVAKKRSAVDMQDEYIPEFDFADVVNKWQMEDDENTYGERKNSRDYLPRVQTRDTSVFPSKFMTDVLRNEDWNAFRGNNSESASPNSSYILDSSHAQVDPIPLPNRPGTIPLTDDMNGNIVGSLSDENANTSNNSNNNHNAQLTNPFRRYGSSKVTVTESFNSTSSGSTQFPDNSISVISELSMSAEEVNDLIEKLPRDFLFMPYSSRKKFIVEAVPNKDYKLIMSLIKKFLLRSSKSSSSIGKPSTNGPPNGPRSRHSSVASQYLSSFSPAYVSSVASMHSLRPDDKGMEILGHRLGKVIGFGAWGMIRECFDTQSGAVRAMKIVRFRNNIKVKKLVIREVNIWQELKNDNILRLLKWKMDEDYAMYCLSEKISDGTLYDLVISWGEYTNSKISLRDRCIATIRLSLQVIAALKYMHSKSIVHGDVKLENCLIDKSSNDIAWRVLVCDFGMGCHFGHPGSKSADEWKFLAMHSNEDIISTNRPEGTEFISHLDRQNTSISKRPSISKSQSNLNIHNNGSVSKRSTDSLKSARNRKSLALTTYGVSSVPRHYGPSLTSTRIGNSSTPSLQDTRITSFSFSKLSPTMDMTSPNKNKDKDNKNIGPDPNSHIGSLPYAAPELLEPSPPPLGPSADIWALGVMLFTMLTGKLPFKHEYEPRLRAMIAAGKYDKNFLAAVCFDASGRKKIKFQRTYDAIQGCLMVDMSKRWDLNTVQLALEDDLIRI, encoded by the coding sequence ATGTCAAGTGCTCATAGAACAACAGTACGACGGGGTTCAAATCCCATATCGAGACGtgcttcatcatcaacctTCAAATTTCAGGAGTGTGATGGCGGCGATAATAACAGTACTGTAGGGAACTCTGAGGCTGGTAGTAGCAGTGGAGAGGACTCTTTTTGTCAAACAGAAATGGGAGATACGCTTTACTTTGAGCCTAGAAAAGTTTATAAGCGGGGGAATAGATCACAAGTTCGTTCCTCGCTAGTTAGGGTTTATTCGGAGAACGAGAAGGGAAACTTTGACCATGCAACAGGCACACGTCTTTTCGATGATATGAAACATAGACCGGTTCCTAGCTTGAGTAAAATTGgctcatcaaaaaactgcGGCACCTCGATGAGACACCCGAGAAGGTATTCTATGAATGAGAACAAGGAAGTCGCCAAGAAAAGGAGCGCTGTTGACATGCAAGATGAATATATCCCAGAGTTTGATTTTGCAGATGTTGTAAATAAATGGCAGATGGAGGATGACGAAAACACTTATGGAGAGAGGAAGAATAGCAGAGACTATTTACCGAGGGTTCAAACAAGAGATACGAGTGTGTTTCCATCAAAGTTCATGACCGATGTATTACGTAACGAGGACTGGAATGCGTTTCGCGGCAATAATAGTGAAAGCGCCAGTCCAAATAGCTCGTATATCCTGGACTCTTCACACGCCCAAGTGGACCCTATACCTCTACCGAACCGCCCTGGCACAATACCGCTCACCGATGATATGAATGGAAACATTGTGGGATCCTTAAGCGATGAGAATGCAAATACGAGTAAcaatagtaataataatcACAACGCTCAGTTGACAAATCCCTTCCGCAGATACGGATCTTCAAAGGTGACAGTCACCGAATCCTTCAATTCTACGTCTTCAGGATCGACTCAATTTCCTGATAATTCTATTTCCGTTATCAGTGAATTAAGCATGTCAGCTGAGGAAGTGAACGATTTAATAGAGAAATTACCTCGAGATTTTCTATTCATGCCTTATTcgtcaagaaaaaagttcatcGTTGAGGCAGTGCCTAACAAAGACTACAAGCTGATCATGTCTCTCATCAAAAAGTTCTTATTGAGATCTTCGAAAAGTAGCTCTTCAATTGGAAAACCTTCCACAAATGGCCCACCTAATGGTCCCCGATCCAGACATAGTTCTGTAGCCTCTCAGTATTTGAGTTCATTTTCACCAGCATACGTCTCTTCTGTTGCTAGCATGCATAGTTTACGACCGGATGACAAAGGTATGGAAATATTAGGTCACAGACTGGGTAAAGTTATAGGATTCGGTGCTTGGGGTATGATTAGGGAATGCTTTGACACACAGAGTGGGGCTGTCAGGGCTATGAAAATCGTAAGATTCAGAAATAACAtcaaagtaaaaaaacttgTTATTAGAGAAGTAAACATATGGCAGGaactgaaaaatgataatataTTACGATTGCTCAAATGGAAAATGGATGAAGATTATGCAATGTATTGCTTAAGTGAGAAGATCAGTGATGGTACTTTATATGATTTGGTAATTTCGTGGGGAGAGTACACCAACTCAAAAATAAGTTTGAGGGATAGATGTATAGCAACGATACGGCTGTCGTTACAGGTAATAGCAGCACTTAAGTATATGCATTCCAAATCAATTGTTCACGGTGACGTTAAGCTGGAAAATTGTTTGATAGACAAAAGCTCAAACGATATTGCGTGGAGAGTTTTAGTTTGTGATTTTGGCATGGGATGCCATTTTGGGCATCCTGGTTCCAAAAGTGCTGATGAATGGAAATTTCTGGCGATGCATTCCAACGAGGACATAATTTCTACAAATAGACCCGAGGGTACGGAGTTCATTTCACACTTAGATCGGCAAAATACGTCTATCAGCAAAAGGCCttctatttcaaaatccCAATCGAATCTGAATATTCACAATAATGGCTCTGTAAGCAAGCGATCAACTGATTCTCTGAAGAGTGCTCGGAACAGGAAATCTCTCGCTCTGACGACATATGGGGTAAGCTCGGTACCGAGACATTATGGACCTTCGTTGACGAGCACTAGAATTGGGAACTCTAGTACACCGTCGTTACAAGATACGAGAATAacatcattttccttttccaaGTTGTCGCCAACAATGGATATGACATCACCTAACAAGAATAAAGATAAAGATAACAAAAATATAGGGCCGGATCCTAATTCCCATATTGGTTCATTGCCATATGCAGCACCTGAATTGCTAGAGCCGTCGCCGCCACCTTTGGGTCCCTCTGCAGACATATGGGCGCTTGGAGTCATGCTTTTTACAATGCTAACGGGAAAGCTACCATTTAAGCACGAATATGAACCAAGATTGAGAGCTATGATTGCTGCGGGGAAGTATGATAAAAACTTCTTGGCTGCAGTATGTTTTGATGCCTCAGGtagaaaaaagataaaatttcAACGCACATATGATGCTATTCAAGGATGTCTCATGGTCGATATGTCGAAGCGGTGGGACTTAAACACTGTACAATTGGCCCTAGAAGATGACCTCATCAGAATTTAG
- the QCR8 gene encoding ubiquinol--cytochrome-c reductase subunit 8 (similar to Saccharomyces cerevisiae QCR8 (YJL166W); ancestral locus Anc_1.177), with amino-acid sequence MKSYFPCWIFLDRLNYCQYLFICTVNQAVNSPSDYTHNKKMGPPSAKAYMGWWGHIGSPAQKGITSYSVSPYVQKPLAGTLHNAFFNTFRRVKSQFLYVAIPAGIYWAWWVNAEEYNEYLYTKAGREELERVNV; translated from the coding sequence ATGAAAAGTTATTTTCCTTGCTGGATATTTCTTGACAGACTCAATTACTGTCAATATCTGTTCATCTGTACAGTCAATCAAGCGGTTAATAGTCCATCAGATTACACACATAACAAGAAAATGGGTCCTCCAAGTGCTAAAGCTTACATGGGATGGTGGGGTCACATTGGCTCCCCAGCTCAAAAAGGTATTACCTCCTACTCCGTCTCCCCATATGTGCAAAAACCACTCGCTGGAACTCTCCACAACGCCTTTTTCAATACCTTCAGAAGAGTGAAGAGTCAGTTTCTTTACGTTGCTATACCTGCAGGCATTTACTGGGCGTGGTGGGTGAATGCGGAAGAGTACAACGAGTACTTGTACACCAAAGCGGGCAGAGAGGAGTTGGAAAGAGTGAATGTTTGA
- the ERG20 gene encoding bifunctional (2E,6E)-farnesyl diphosphate synthase/dimethylallyltranstransferase (similar to Saccharomyces cerevisiae ERG20 (YJL167W); ancestral locus Anc_1.176): MSKESNKAKFLAEFPKLVGELKSILVGYGMPAEAVQWFEDSLNYNTPGGKLNRGLSVVDTYVILKGYKSVEDLPAEQYEKLAILGWCIELLQAYFLVADDMMDKSITRRGQPCWYRQKEVGEIAINDAFMLEASIYALLKSHFKKESYYIDLIELFHDVTLQTELGQLLDLITAPEDRVDLSKFSLEKHSFIVIFKTAYYSFYLPVALAMYVAGVCDPKDLEQAKSVLIPLGEYFQIQDDYLDCFGTPEQIGKIGTDIQDNKCSWVVNKALQLASPEQRKILDENYGKKDSQCEVACRKVFNDLKVDQYYIKYEENVAQELRKKISQIDESRGFKGEVLTAFLNKVYKRSK, encoded by the coding sequence ATGTCCAAAGAAAGTAACAAAGCCAAATTCCTTGCAGAATTCCCTAAATTGGTGGGAGAATTGAAAAGCATTTTAGTCGGTTATGGAATGCCGGCAGAAGCTGTTCAATGGTTTGAAGATTCCTTGAATTACAATACTCCGGGCGGTAAACTGAACAGAGGATTGTCAGTTGTCGACACCTACGTAATCCTAAAGGGTTACAAATCTGTGGAAGATTTACCTGCCGAACAATACGAAAAATTAGCCATTTTGGGGTGGTGTATTGAGCTTTTACAGGCCTACTTTTTAGTCGCCGATGATATGATGGACAAGTCCATCACGAGAAGAGGCCAGCCATGCTGGTATCGTCAGAAAGAGGTTGGCGAAATTGCTATCAATGATGCATTCATGCTTGAAGCTTCCATCTACGCATTGTTGAAATCGCATTTCAAGAAGGAATCCTATTACATTGACCTAATCGAGTTGTTCCACGATGTTACTCTTCAAACCGAATTGGGTCAACTGCTAGATTTGATTACTGCACCTGAAGACAGGGTCGATTTGAGCAAGTTTTCCCTTGAGAAACACTCGTTCATTGTCATTTTCAAGACTGCTTACTACTCATTTTATTTGCCTGTTGCTCTTGCAATGTATGTCGCTGGTGTCTGCGATCCAAAGGATTTGGAACAGGCCAAGAGTGTTCTGATCCCATTGGGCGAATACTTCCAAATTCAAGATGACTACTTGGATTGTTTCGGTACTCCAGAGCAAATCGGCAAGATCGGCACAGATATTCAAGACAACAAGTGTTCGTGGGTCGTTAACAAAGCGCTTCAATTGGCCTCCCCAGAGCAGAGAAAGATTCTGGATGAAAACTACGGTAAGAAAGACAGTCAATGCGAAGTCGCTTGCAGAAAAGTCTTCAACGACTTGAAGGTAGATCAGTATTATATTAAATACGAGGAGAACGTTGCCCAAGAGCTTAGGAAGAAAATCTCACAGATTGATGAGTCCCGCGGATTCAAAGGCGAAGTGTTAACCGCGTTCTTGAACAAAGTCTACAAGAGATCCAAATAG
- the EBP2 gene encoding Ebp2p (similar to Saccharomyces cerevisiae EBP2 (YKL172W); ancestral locus Anc_1.175) — MAKGYKLKELLTNQKETEKLNVPKTGKISKSQSKAKKDDTKSIQVIEEPSEKEVESSTIEPQEYQSQALSKKEKRLLKKQMKKIVEAKNTEENESAGEEEEEEEEEEEEEEDEVDESVKGERLDLDKLARSDSESDEEEEADEEFAEEEKEVEEAEEAEEQEDVPLSDVELDSDADVVPHHKLTVNNTKAMKHALERVQLPWSKHSFQEHQSVTSEKFADEDIKDIYDDTERELAFYKQSLEAVTEARAQLKRLKVPFKRPLDYFAEMAKNDEHMDKIKHKLVQEASERKARVDARKQRDLKKFGKQVQVATLQKRQKEKRETLDKIKSLKRKRGNNEITGDDFSIDVEDAVEEKSKNRKPNFKRAAKDSKYGNGGMKRFKRKNDADSSNDVSGYSHKKMKGKSSRPGKSKRSGRR; from the coding sequence ATGGCGAAAGGTTATAAATTAAAGGAACTTTTAACTAACCAGAAGGAGACAGAAAAGCTAAACGTGCCAAAAACCGGTAAAATAAGCAAATCACAATCGAAAGCGAAGAAAGATGATACAAAAAGCATTCAAGTCATAGAAGAGCCCTCAGAGAAAGAGGTTGAAAGCAGTACCATTGAACCACAGGAATACCAAAGTCAGGCTTTGTCtaagaaagagaaaagattattaaaaaagcagatgaaaaaaattgtagAGGCTAAGAATACTGAAGAGAACGAGAGTGCTggagaggaagaagaagaagaagaagaagaagaagaagaagaagaggacGAAGTTGATGAAAGTGTTAAGGGCGAACGTCTTGATTTGGACAAGCTAGCTAGAAGTGACTCTGAATctgatgaggaagaagaagctgaCGAAGAATTTgcagaagaggaaaaggaAGTAGAGGAAGCagaagaagcagaagaacaagaagacGTCCCATTATCCGATGTTGAACTTGACTCTGATGCCGATGTCGTTCCTCATCATAAACTTACAGTAAACAACACCAAAGCCATGAAACATGCTTTGGAGAGAGTTCAACTGCCATGGAGCAAACACTCTTTCCAAGAGCATCAATCTGTTACTTCAGAGAAATTCGCTGACGAAGACATCAAGGACATCTACGATGACACCGAAAGAGAACTAGCGTTCTATAAACAGTCCTTGGAGGCTGTAACGGAAGCTCGCGCTCAATTAAAGAGGCTCAAAGTACCATTTAAAAGACCATTAGACTATTTCGCGGAAATGGCCAAGAATGATGAGCACATGGACAAGATCAAGCACAAACTAGTTCAGGAAGCAAGTGAGAGGAAAGCTCGTGTGGAtgcaagaaaacaaagagatttgaaaaaattcggCAAACAGGTTCAAGTCGCTACTCTACAGAAACGTCAAAAGGAGAAGAGGGAAACTTTGGACAAGatcaaatctttgaaaaggaaaagaggTAATAACGAGATTACTGGTGACGATTTTTCTATCGATGTTGAGGACGCagttgaagagaaaagtaAGAATAGAAAGCCAAACTTTAAGAGAGCTGCTAAGGATTCTAAATATGGTAACGGAGGGATGAAAAGGttcaaaaggaagaacGATGCAGATTCCTCAAACGACGTTTCAGGTTACTCccacaaaaaaatgaagggTAAATCATCTAGACCCGGCAAGAGCAAGCGTTCTGGAAGACGCTAG